GAAGGTCTGGCCCGCTTCGGTCAGCGTCACCTTGCGTGTACTGCGATAAAGCAGGCGCGTTTGCAGGCGTTCTTCCAGGCGCGCCACCTGGCGGCTGATATGGGACGACGATACCCCCAGGCGTTCGGCCGCCGCGGTGAATTGGCTGCATTCGGCCACGGCGACGAACTCATCGATGCCTTCCCAGCGATTCTCCAGCATATTAATTGTCCCCATACGGCAATAATGTTTTGCTTTTGCCTGGATTATTAATCAATAGGCCATGGTTTACACTCCTCACATCAATTTCAACTCCCTGGAGAAACCCGGATGATCAAGTCCCGCGCCGCCGTAGCCTTTGAAGCCAATAAGCCTCTTGAGATTGTGGAAGTCGATGTCGCCATGCCCAAAGCTGGCGAAGTGCTGTTGCGCGTGGTCGCATCCGGCGTCTGTCACACCGACGCCTACACGCTGTCGGGTGCAGACCCGGAAGGTATCTTCCCGTCGATTCTTGGTCATGAAGGCGGTGCAGTGGTCGAGGCCATTGGTGAAGGCGTGACCTCGGTTGCCGTTGGCGACCATGTGATCCCGCTGTACACCCCGGAATGCGGCAAGTGCAAATTCTGTCTGTCGGGCAAGACCAACCTGTGCCAGGCCATTCGTTCCACCCAGGGCAAAGGCTTGATGCCTGACGGCACTACGCGTTTTTCCTACAAAGGGCAGCCGATTTTCCACTACATGGGTACCTCGACCTTCTCGGAGTACACCGTGCTGCCGGAAATCTCCGTGGCCAAGATTCCCAAGCAAGCGCCTCTGGAGAAAGTCTGCCTGCTCGGTTGCGGCGTCACCACCGGTATCGGCGCGGTGCTCAATACCGCCAAGGTCAAGCCGGGCGACACCGTGGCGATCTTCGGCTTGGGCGGTATCGGTCTGTCGGCGGTGATTGGCGCAGTGAAAGCCAAGGCGGGTCGCATCATTGCTATCGACATCAATCCGGCCAAATTCGAAATCGCCAAGCAACTGGGCGCCACCGACTGCATTAACCCGAAAGACTATGACCGCCCGATCCAGGACGTGATTGTCGATTTGACCGATGGCGGCGTGGACTTTTCCTTCGAGTGCATCGGCAATGTTCAACTGATGCGTGCGGCCCTGGAATGCTGCCATAAAGGCTGGGGCGAGTCGGTGATCATCGGCGTGGCCGGTGCCGGCCAGGAAATTTCCACCCGTCCTTTCCAACTGGTAACCGGTCGCGTCTGGCGCGGGTCCGCATTCGGCGGCGTGCGCGGGCGCAGCGAATTGCCAAGCTACGTGGACATGGCGCAGACCGGCGAGATCCCGCTGGACACCTTCATCACCCACACCATGGGTCTGGAAGACATCAACAAAGCGTTTGATCTGATGCATGAAGGCAAGAGCATTCGTACCGTCATTCATTTTTGAAGCAGCGGTAAGTGACAAGCTACAAGCTGCAAGTGGCTGTACGCCTTCTTGCCGCTTGAAGCTTGCAACTTGCAGCTGGGAGAATTCCCATGCCCCTGGAAAATATTTCCTGCCAGAAAAGCTTCGGCGGCTGGCATAAACGCTATAAGCATCACTCCGATGTGCTCGATTGCGACATGACCTTCGCGGTCTACCTGCCGCCGCAAGCGGAGCAGGGCGGCAAGCTGCCGGTGCTGTATTGGCTGTCCGGCCTGACCTGCACCGATGAGAATTTCATGCAGAAGGCCGGCGCCCAGCGCCTGGCCGCCGAGTTGGGCTTGATCATCGTGGCGCCGGATACCAGCCCGCGCGGCCCCGGTGTTCCCGATGACCCGGATAACGCTTGGGACTTTGGCCTGGGCGCCGGCTTCTATTTGAACGCCACCCAGCAGCCCTGGGCCAGGCATTATCGGATGCATGACTACGTGGTGCAGGAATTGCCGGCGTTGGTGGAAGCGCATTTCCCTGCTTCGCACAAGCGTGGTATCAGCGGCCATTCTATGGGCGGCCATGGTGCATTGGTCTGCGCGCTGCGTAACCCAGGGCGCTACCAGTCGGTATCGGCGTTTTCGCCGATCAATAATCCGATGGATTGCCCCTGGGGCCAGAAAGCCTTCTCCCATTACCTGGGCGAGGAGCGCTCGAAGTGGCGTGAATGGGACGCCTGCGTGCTGATCAGCGAGGCCGCCGAACAGCTGCCGCTGCTGGTGGACCAGGGCGATCGCGATGATTTCCTCGCCGTGCAGCTCAAGCCCGAGGCCCTGCAGCAGGCGGCCAAGGCCGCCGGTTATCCGCTGGAACTGCGGCTGCAACCTGGCTACGACCACAGCTACTTCTTTATCGCCAGCTTCATCGACGACCATTTACGCCATCATGCGCGTGCTTTGCTCGGTTAATGTGAGGCAAAAGTAGGTAGAATCACGCCCTGAATTAAATCGGGGCGTTTTTTTATGCGTATTGGCCACGGCTACGATGTGCACCGTTTCGCTGAAGGCGATTTCATCACTTTGGGCGGCGTGCGTATCGCGCACCATCATGGGCTGCTGGCTCATTCCGACGGCGACGTTGTGCTGCATGCCCTGAGCGATGCCTTGCTCGGCGCGGCCGCATTGGGCGATATCGGCAAGCACTTTCCGGACACCGATCCCACCTTCAAAGGCGCGGACAGTCGTGTCCTGCTGCGTCATGTCGTCGCCTTGATCCATGCCCGGGGCTGGAAAGTCGGTAACGTCGATAACACCATCGTGGCCCAGGCGCCGAAAATGGCTCCGCATATCGAATCCATGCGTGCCCTGATTGCCGCAGACCTGCAAATAGAGTTGGACCAAGTGAACGTGAAAGCCACCACCACCGAAAAGCTCGGGTTTGCCGGTCGTGAAGAGGGCATCGCCGTGCACTCCGTCGCCTTGTTGCTGCGCGCATGAACGAATTTGAATTGCTCGGCCCGCGTGCCTATGGCGAAGCCTTGGGCAGCGCGGTATTGAAGGCGACTGCCGAAGATTTCCAGGTCGATGAGGTGCTCGACATCCCGTTGACCGGCGAGGGCGAGCACCTGTGGTTGTGGGTGGAGAAGCGCAACCTGAATACCGAGGAAGCGGCGCGGCGTATCGCCAAGGCCGCTGGCGTGCCGTTGCGCACCGTCAGCTATGCCGGGCTCAAGGATCGTCAGGCATTGACCCGTCAGTGGTTCAGCGTGCAATTGCCCGGCAAGGGCGATCCGGACATGCGTGCCGCCGAGAACGACACCCTCAGGATCCTGAAAACCGCCCGGCACAAGCGCAAGCTGCAGCGCGGTGCCCATGCAGCCAACGGCTTTACCCTGCGCCTGACCCAGTTGGCCGCCGATACCGGCGCCATCGATGCGCGTCTGCAGGAGATCGCCCGGCACGGTATTCCCAACTATTTCGGTGCCCAGCGCTTTGGCCATAACGGCGGCAATGTCGTCGACGCCCGTGACTGGGCGGCGCGCAAGGCCTTGCCGGAGCAGCGCAATGTGCGTTCGCGGTTACTGTCCACCGCCCGCAGCTTTCTGTTCAACAAGGTGCTGGCGGCGCGTGTCGCCGACGGCTCGTGGCAGCGCGCCCAAGTCGGTGACCTGCTGGCCTTCACCGACAGCCGCAGCTTTTTCCCGGCCGGGGAGGCTGAATGCAGCGACCCGCGCCTGGCAATCCTGGACCTGCATCCCACCGGCCCGCAGTGGGGTGAGGGCGACTCG
This genomic stretch from Pseudomonas orientalis harbors:
- a CDS encoding S-(hydroxymethyl)glutathione dehydrogenase/class III alcohol dehydrogenase, giving the protein MIKSRAAVAFEANKPLEIVEVDVAMPKAGEVLLRVVASGVCHTDAYTLSGADPEGIFPSILGHEGGAVVEAIGEGVTSVAVGDHVIPLYTPECGKCKFCLSGKTNLCQAIRSTQGKGLMPDGTTRFSYKGQPIFHYMGTSTFSEYTVLPEISVAKIPKQAPLEKVCLLGCGVTTGIGAVLNTAKVKPGDTVAIFGLGGIGLSAVIGAVKAKAGRIIAIDINPAKFEIAKQLGATDCINPKDYDRPIQDVIVDLTDGGVDFSFECIGNVQLMRAALECCHKGWGESVIIGVAGAGQEISTRPFQLVTGRVWRGSAFGGVRGRSELPSYVDMAQTGEIPLDTFITHTMGLEDINKAFDLMHEGKSIRTVIHF
- the ispF gene encoding 2-C-methyl-D-erythritol 2,4-cyclodiphosphate synthase; amino-acid sequence: MRIGHGYDVHRFAEGDFITLGGVRIAHHHGLLAHSDGDVVLHALSDALLGAAALGDIGKHFPDTDPTFKGADSRVLLRHVVALIHARGWKVGNVDNTIVAQAPKMAPHIESMRALIAADLQIELDQVNVKATTTEKLGFAGREEGIAVHSVALLLRA
- the fghA gene encoding S-formylglutathione hydrolase — its product is MPLENISCQKSFGGWHKRYKHHSDVLDCDMTFAVYLPPQAEQGGKLPVLYWLSGLTCTDENFMQKAGAQRLAAELGLIIVAPDTSPRGPGVPDDPDNAWDFGLGAGFYLNATQQPWARHYRMHDYVVQELPALVEAHFPASHKRGISGHSMGGHGALVCALRNPGRYQSVSAFSPINNPMDCPWGQKAFSHYLGEERSKWREWDACVLISEAAEQLPLLVDQGDRDDFLAVQLKPEALQQAAKAAGYPLELRLQPGYDHSYFFIASFIDDHLRHHARALLG
- the truD gene encoding tRNA pseudouridine(13) synthase TruD — translated: MNEFELLGPRAYGEALGSAVLKATAEDFQVDEVLDIPLTGEGEHLWLWVEKRNLNTEEAARRIAKAAGVPLRTVSYAGLKDRQALTRQWFSVQLPGKGDPDMRAAENDTLRILKTARHKRKLQRGAHAANGFTLRLTQLAADTGAIDARLQEIARHGIPNYFGAQRFGHNGGNVVDARDWAARKALPEQRNVRSRLLSTARSFLFNKVLAARVADGSWQRAQVGDLLAFTDSRSFFPAGEAECSDPRLAILDLHPTGPQWGEGDSPAKGPTYELEQSVAAAEADLRDWLVNAGMSQERRILRLPIGGLTWHYPGPDILQLEFVLPAGCFATVLVRELVDLVPVGPTDNPCVF